CGTTATGGAGGCGATGAAGAAGCCCGTTCCGAGTCATTCGGAGGCCCTGGGAGTGGCACAGTTCGGACAACGAGTTCTTGAATCGTTGCAGAATCTGGCCGGCCTTCGATGGACCCAGCCGGCGGTGGCGTTCGCCGCAGGCGTCTTCGTGATGTTGATGTTTCTGCCATCGTCGCGCACCGTCATTCCGCTTCCGGGTTTCTCGCCGATTCAAGAGAGCTTCGATGACAAAGTCCGCAGCAGTGTGGATGGCCAGCCAACGCAACTTGATACCAGACCAGTGATCATGCTACCGTCCGGTGCAGGCCATCTTGAGTTCACGTGGCCAGGCGAGGTAAAGCTCACGAACTCTGTGTATCGCATCGAAATATTCGACGCTCAGGGCGATCAGGTTTTAGAAACAGTCGAGCTCACCGAAAACAAGTGGGTGGTCGACGTATCAAAATTTACTCCCCGTGCCAGATATGATATCCTCATAAGCCGGATCGGTCGCGCGGGCGGCGTAAGTCCGGTGAGCCAGCAGTCTCTGTTGGTCGCCGACTAGAAGACGGGCGAACGCTATACTTAAGCTATTCGGGATTCTCACAAGCCGACTGAACTGAACACGTACTCCTAGAACTTCTCGCAGGTACCCCGCCTGTACACCCGGAAGTTGCATAGTCCACTCTTTAGATATTCTGTACCTGTCGCGACACTGCTGTTCGCGCTGAGTCTGCAGACTGCCCGGGCGCAGGATGCCGGCTGGTACGTTCAGAGTCCCACTCCCGCCCAGGTCATCAGCGACGGGCAGTTGTTCGTATACGTTGCGATGGAAGGTGCGTCGGCTCTCGACGAGAGCACCGTCGAGGTGTTCGTCGATGGTCAGAACCTGACACGAAGCGCGAAGATCTCGACCGAATCTGTACGGCTACTGCATTCCGCACGACTGGGGTCTGGTCGCCACGAGATTCTCTTGTCGGGTCGCCTCCTGTCTGGAAAGAGACTGCCCGACCTGGCGTGGCATTTCATTGTCGAAGGGGACGACGGCGGAGTCGCGGCCTCCCCTTCCCGGCGCAGGCGCGCTGACTTTAAGGGCAAGACGCTCATCGATACACGGAACTCAGATATCTCCGGCCTGCGCGACCTGCGGCAGGAGCCGGTCCGGAGCTATGCCGTCCGGGCCGATGCCGAAGGCCAGTATGGCGCCTTCCGGTTTCCCGTAAAGCTGTACCTGACAACAGACGAGTCAGCATTACAGCAACCGCGCAATCGCATGTCGATCGGTGTGGAAGGGCCGATGTTTGCCCTGTATGCCGGTGATCGAAATCCACGTATCGCACCGCTTATTCTCAACGGAGCCCGCACGCGGGGATTTCACGGCGAGTTTCATGCGAGCACTTTTCACGTCGAGACTGCCATTGGTCGACTTCGTCGTGGGCTCGAGTCGCGAAACGTGGAGCTCCCGCCCAACGAACCGATACTGCAATTGCCCGGTACGTTTGAGCGCAACGTCACGGCGGTGAAGCTTGGATTCGGCCGGCCGAGTTCAGTTTTGTTTGAGATCTCCGGGCTCAAGGCCAAAGACGATACGGCATCGATTGGTTTCGGGCAGAATCCTCTTGAAAATGTCGTGCTGGGCGGCGACCTGACCACACGATTCCTGAAGGGTCGAGTCCGATTCGAAAGTGGTGCTGCAATCAGTCTCACGACGAATGACATCTCGCGCGGCGTTTCCACGAAGGCTGAAATCGACTCGCTGTTCGACACTAATCTGCCTATTGATCCCGCCGATCTGGATTGGCTGATTACGTTGAATCCGTCGACGGTCCCGCTACGCCCCGACAAACTGACGTCAACGGCATGGTACGCAAACACACGCGTTACCGTGCCGGGACACTCCATCGCGGCTGAGTTCAGGACCGTGGGCAGTGCCTACTTCTCGGCCGCGAATCCTTTCCTGCAGTCCGACCGGCGCACGATCACGATTTCGGACCGGTTTCGTGTGGAGCAGGGCAAGGTGAGCGGCCTTGTCCGGTATCAAAACTATCAGTCGCTTCCCGATGGCGGAAAACGCCTGGAACTCAAATCCAACCTGGCTGAAGGGCGGGTCAATCTCTCGTTGCGTCCGGACCTTCCCCGGATCACGACCGGCCTTAGATTGCAGTGGCGCAAGAGAGGCGACGGAACAGAAGGCGCTCTGACCGCCGACATGCGGGTATCGACCATCATGCTCGGTGGCACGCAGTCGTTCCGAACCGGGACGGTGCGGCATGCGGCCCGTATCCACTATACGCGGACCGCACGTCGCGATGACGTCAACAGTCTGTTCGATAACACGACGCACGCCTTCACCGTGGGCGCCGGCGAATCGTACTCGCGTTCGGTTCGATCTGATCTACAGATCACCCACCTCGTCGTCAACTACGCGGGTGACCTCGGGCGTCAACGCTGGACGACGGGTGCAGTCACTGTGGGATATAGATTCCACCATAACGACGCAGAGGTCTCCATGACGATCCGGAATACGCGTGCCGGAGCAACCAGTCTGAGCTCCGCCTCTGACCGCTTTGGCTTGATGCTGACGTCGTCTCTGAATTTGGAGCCAAACATGCGCATCGAACTGCAGGCCGGCTACAACGACTACAGCGAAGACGACAACGCAACGAACCAGTACACGGAGCGCTTTATCCGCCTGCGGCACCGCTATACGTTCTGACCGCGAAGCCGGGGCTTACCAGCCACCACCGGCGCCACCACCGCCAAAGCTGCCTCCGCCCCCTCCGAATCCGCCGAAGCCACCGCCTCCGAAACCGCCAAAGCCTCCTCCGGACATCCCGCCGCCCCTGCGACCGGAACCATGACCTCCCCAGATGATGACCGGCGGCTCACTGTACCGGCTTCTCCGCCTCGGCGGCTCAAACCCGTTGCCATCATTGTCCCGTCGCGCGTCGCGCAGCGCAATGATGATGAAGACGATCAGGATCAGCAACACGACCACCAGGGCGACGTTGAGGCCGCGGCCGTCCCGGTCAACCGGCACCGCGTCGAACTCGCCGGCCGCTGCCAGCACGAGCGCGTCGACCGCCTGCGACAGGCCGTCATAGAACCGGCCCTGACGGAAATTCGGTACCAGAATGTTTCGATAGATACGACTCGCCACGGCATCGGGAATCGCGCCCTCGAGGCCGTACCCCGTCGCAATGAACATCTGTCGATCGTCTCTCGACGCCAGAATGACGACGCCGTTGTTGTACCCCGCCTGGCCAACACGCCACGCCCGTCCGAGCGCGACGGCATACTCCGAAACCGGCACGCCATTCAGCGTCTGCAGAGTGACGATAATGATCTGCGTAGACGTTGTGTCGGCGTATGTCGCGAGCCGCATACTCAGCGACCGCTCTTCCGCAGCCGACAGAAACGCCCCCTGATCCGTAACCCACCGCCCGCTCGGAGGGATGACCTGTAGCGACTGGCCGACTGCGTGCCAGGGAGCAGACAGCCCGGCAATCAGCGCGACCACGAACAGGCCGCCAATCGATCTCACGGTCCGACCTTTAAACGTCACGAGTCGAAATTAACTTCGGGGGCATTTTGCGCTCCTGCCTCGGCCTCAAACGGCGTCCGGCGGTCAAAGCCAAACACGCCGGCAAGAAGATTCGCCGGAAATCGCCTGACGGCGGTGTTGAAGCTCTGCACGGAACCGTTGTAATCGCGTCTGGCGACGGTGATACGATTCTCCGTTCCCTCAAGCTGAGCCTGCAGATCCCGAAACGCCTCCGTGGCACGAAGCTGGGGATAGTTTTCGGCGACGGCAAGCAAACGTCCCAGTGACTGCCCGAGCTGCTGCTGAGCGGCCATGTACTGCTCCATCTTCTCCGGATTGTCCAGATCGTCCGCGGTGATGGTGATGGAAGTGGCGCGCGCTCTTGCGGACGTAACAGACTCAAGAGTCTCGCGCTCAAAATTCGCCGCGCCCTTCACGGTATTGACAAGATTGGGAATGAGATCGGCACGTCGCTGGTACTGCGTCTCGACATCCGCCCACGAACGCTCTACGCCCTCGTCGAGCGTAACGAGCCCGTTGTACGTGCCGCAGCTGGCACAACCCGCAAAACCAACAAGAATGACGATGATCACAAGCGTGATCGTGCCCTTACTTCGCATAACTGTCTACCCGGAAACTGGTCAATAGTGGATATGGGTCGATCGCCCATACGAAAGGTAACGGACGGGGTTTCTCCGTGCTCGAAAATGCGAAATCCGATCATGTCGAGAGCGATAACACGACACGGAGGATCTGACTCAGTGAGCCCTTTGGGACGACCGGTGTTGCTCACTTCTCCAGCACGTCAATGTCCTCTGGCGAAAACGATCTGGAGTCCGCCAATTAACCCGGAGCAAGACCACGGAATCTTCCGAATAACTAGGGTCGAGCGGCAAGGCGACTGAACGGCCGGTAGTCTTCCATCGCTCGCTGGACGATTCGGTCGAGGTGTCCCTCAACACGCGCTATGACGAGGTGCTCTTCGTTGAGAACAATCACATACAGGGCTCTGATCCTGTCGCGGCTGGACCGATACATGAACCAGATCCGATCCTGATCATCACGCGCCTGTACCGCTACTTCCCATCCTCTATCAAGCATAGACGAGAGTACAGGAATCCCC
This DNA window, taken from Rhodothermales bacterium, encodes the following:
- a CDS encoding TPM domain-containing protein, which codes for MRSIGGLFVVALIAGLSAPWHAVGQSLQVIPPSGRWVTDQGAFLSAAEERSLSMRLATYADTTSTQIIIVTLQTLNGVPVSEYAVALGRAWRVGQAGYNNGVVILASRDDRQMFIATGYGLEGAIPDAVASRIYRNILVPNFRQGRFYDGLSQAVDALVLAAAGEFDAVPVDRDGRGLNVALVVVLLILIVFIIIALRDARRDNDGNGFEPPRRRSRYSEPPVIIWGGHGSGRRGGGMSGGGFGGFGGGGFGGFGGGGGSFGGGGAGGGW
- a CDS encoding LemA family protein, producing the protein MRSKGTITLVIIVILVGFAGCASCGTYNGLVTLDEGVERSWADVETQYQRRADLIPNLVNTVKGAANFERETLESVTSARARATSITITADDLDNPEKMEQYMAAQQQLGQSLGRLLAVAENYPQLRATEAFRDLQAQLEGTENRITVARRDYNGSVQSFNTAVRRFPANLLAGVFGFDRRTPFEAEAGAQNAPEVNFDS